One Callithrix jacchus isolate 240 chromosome 4, calJac240_pri, whole genome shotgun sequence genomic window, TCTCCCAAATCTGTGCCCTTTCCGTAACATGATCAAGAGAGGCCAGAATGACTTCTAAATTGACAttagtataaaaaaaaaatgctttccagAGTTGACCTAGGGATTTTATAACTCTTTTTAtaaggaaacaggaaaaaataattttgggggaaaaatacaGATCAGGAATTTTCTATTATCTTTGAGGAACAGGTGGGTAAATAAGACTCTGAAGTCCCTGTTGAGTCAGGTTATAAAATGCTGACAACAGGGATATCAAGAGGAAACAGGGACAGAGTTAGAAAATCTGAGGACTGAACTCCCTAATTCCCAAGAGCAACAACCTGATTGTCCTAGGGGAGCTCAGTTCCTAGAAGACCCTATGGAGAGTCAACACAAAGGTATACAAAAAGCTTCACGACAGGAAGATGCCAATACCAGACCACTGTTGCCTACTTACTACCCATCCAGGCTGTGCTGGGGCAGACTATATATCCTAACATTCTGGCATAAAGTAATtctgagaaatgaggaaagaatggTTGAGGGGTGCAGATAAACAATAGGGCAGCAGGGATTCATTGTTCTAGTTTTCCTTTGGAGTTCAAATGTGTgtgatttcaaaacaaaaatccagaagaaaacatGAGATTAATGCATTTATTCCAAGTaattaacacattaaaaataaagttaaacttGTTCGAGCCAACTCATAAATTCTTTaatcattttaacaaaatgtaCAACCCAAAACATCATACTATGGTGGAAATAAATTGGGAGAGGAGGAGGTAGAGGAAAGGATACATATGGGTTTGTCGAACAGGGAATGAGTTCAATCTCGAAAATTTCACAGATCTTCTACCCCTTCACAACAGAAATGGCTGCTAAATAATTTAGTACAAAGTGTTATTGGATCACAATACAATGAACAAaagccatttcaaaaataaaagtgatcCCAAAAGCCTATCTGTTCCTGGCAATGAACCATGAAAAAGTCTTACCGATTTGTTGATTTGTCATCTTCTTAAAAGTGGGCCTGCCAGATGTTCTTCCTTGTTTATTTCCAAACAGGTTTGTGGGTTAGCAGGACAGTGCATCTCAAGAAAGGCAACAGAGTAAGGGAAGTACAGGAGTTGACATGCCAATAAAGGATGTAAACAGTAAACAAAAGAGTTACTCACGTTGCATTTCAAGCAATGTTAAGAGATGAACAATTCTTCCAAGTTTTCATTTCAGCAAGCTTTCTGATGTTTCTCCCAGAGATGCATCAACTGCCCAGGAAATTGGGTAGGAATACAACACAGCTATTGGAGAGGTCAgctgtctccatcctcccccACATTTCAGAAATGGCAGAGTCAAAGCCAAAATACAATCAAAGCACACTATGTGGTGAGCCAGTTAAGACATCTGATTTTAATgacaaagtgggagaaaataaattggccaaaaacacccagaaaatacatttttacagatatatatatatatatatatatatatatatatatatatatatagaagttGTTATTGATTTGTCTggtatttaaaggggaaaggaaaaaggaaagaaggtaaatttttcagtttccatgaacatTTACTGTAAGATGCTGACTGCATCTCTTGGTGTAGGTTCCAGATGAGATAGCAAATTAGTCCTGGAGCATCTGGGCATCTGATTTCTAAAAGCCAATTTGATTCATTCACAAGCAGCTCTAGGTATTTATTCGTAGTTGTGAACACTGGACTCCGTGCAGTCCTGGATGGCACCAACTGTAGCTTCCTGTTCAGGCATTTCCTGAGGGACCATATTGTCTTCGACTACCTGCTCCCTTGGAGGTGACCTTGACACTGGAGGTTTAACCAAATTCAGAGGGTTGCCACTGTCATCATCTACTTGCAGAATTGCCACCTCTGTGATGGATGCATTCGGTATTTCTAGCTGTAATGGCCCCATCTCCAGGGAGCTACACTTAGAAGGGTCACCTGGCTCAGAGAGTGGAGAACACAGTTTATCTTTTTGAACTCCAGAGGTCCGTGTGACAAAGTCAACAAGGTCTGGAAGGCAAGGAGATGGCCCAAGGCCTAcagaattaatttcttttaattccaATCTGAGTGACTCTTGTTTGTCTAATTGGGAAGATTCTTCTACTTCCTCAGGCATCATTCCTCCTGCTAACAGGTCAAGGGCCTGGTGTGTTCCCTCTAGGCCCCCCAAGCCTCGGTCAACATTTTCTGTAAGTCCAGTTTTCAAAATGTTAGGAGAAGGGATCCTAACACTCTTGGGATTAGATGAATTTCGTTCACCTTCTGTCTCAAAGTCAAGCACCAAGGTTTTAGGAGAATCTAATGGAAACCCAGAAAAAGATGGTATTGGCTCAAAGTTAGTGGGAGTAGAAGAATTACACCCTATAGGTAATATAGAATTTTCTTCACAAACTTTCTGAGACAAGGCAGTTGGGGATCTAGGTGCTGGGCTTACCCGACTACCGCAGAAATCAACAGGCATATCCCCCAGGGCAGTAAGGTCTTCTACCTTTAAGTCTGTAGCTTCAAAGTCTTTTAGGGCCTTGCTTTCTATTGTCACTGGTAACTCTGGATGGATATCTCGTAGCTCCAGTGCTTCTACTTTTGGTTTCTCTGGGCTTTCCCAGGCCTCTGGCCTCTTGTTTTCATCCCAAACAGCCAACTCATACATCTTTGTAACTAGAAAGTCTTCTGCTCTTTTTCTCTTGAGTTTGAGGCGTCTGTACCTAGGAGTTCTAGATGCTGATTCTGGAGCTGAATTTTTTAGCCCCTCCTCACTAACTGAAACTCCTTGCTCTTGTGGACTACCTGTCAAACACACTGCTGATCTGGCTGGGGACTGAAGAAACTCTGGGGCAGAAATTTTCACAGGTATATCTTGTGGGTTCTTGGGTAAAGACCTAGCTTCTGATGAAAATGAGTCTAATTTTGCCATTGTGGAAGAGCAAGCCTGTGGACTCAATTCAATCACTACTTTACTTGGAGTTTCACTTCCTGTCATCAATTTATTGGACTGTTCAGCCTCTTTGTCAATTATTAGCAAGTTGGGCTGTTTTACTTCTCCTTCCCACATGTATCTGTTCCCATGCTTCAAATTAGAATCTTCTATGCTGTGGGGTCCAATGCTGGTACCTGCTCTCTCATCAACTATCCCCTCAGAGAGCTCTTTTGCCCTTCCTTGTAGTTCAGTGTTTGTCTCTATCTCACTTTCTCTACAATCCTCAGATTTATGGAGCTCTTGGCTTTTCTTACCCTGGTGAACAGATTCTCTGAGGTGGATTTCTACCAACTTCTGAGATTCTTTGCACTGTATATCTAACAGTTGAGGAGGTGGTTCTACACCAGGTGGCCCTGGCTCTTCCAGGTCAAGCTCACTCTTCCTCTCTGGAGATATATCCCTACTAGTGTCACTCTGGAAGGAACTAGAGGTCCATAAGGCCAAACTGTCTGTCTTTGGGGTAATCGTTTCGTAAGTCCTGCTTTGGCACAACCTTGTCAGAGGCTGTAGGAAGCCATATGTGCTGCCTGTGCTTTTTGGGTCTACATGTTCTATAACTGACCATTTCCCTAGGGCCACCAGAGTTTTCACAATGGGCTTTTCAGAGTTGCTGAGTATAGGAGCAGTGACCAAACCATCATCTTGATGTAATTCTTCTTGGGATGCACTGCTGTtcaaaggagaagaagaagtgTCTGAATTTTTGGTTCTAGAGAGGTTGCTATTTTCCCCATTGGCCAATGGACCACCACTTAGCTTAGTCTCAGGGGCCCCCTTTCCACCACTACTATAGAATATGTCATACAGGTCCTTAGCATTGGCTGTGGCTAAGCATGAATTTCGCTTCTCTAATTTTTTGGCTTGTTCACTGAACACACTTGAGAGGGGTGGTGGAGGACGTACTAACACAGAGAACAGGGTCTGGTCTCGGTCACTCTCACTCACCCCAGGAGCTGTCTCATCAGAAGGAATGGCAGCTGGCTGTGCAGAGGCCATGATGGCTACAGGCAACACTGGGTTCAAAATGTTAGGACCCATGAAGCCAGGGCTGAGAGTCTGAGAAACAGTTGGGTTTGATTTTACTGGATCCAAGATAGCATTTCCTGGAGCAGGAGATGAGGCAGCTGGATGAGGTATAACtgggggtggtggaggtggtggaggtgggggtggtggaGGAGGTGGTAGTATTTGTTCAGGTAAATGGGATGGCTCATTCTTTTCAGCCAACACCACTTTTTCCTCTGGAGACCCTTTTAGAATCACCTCTTCCCCTCCAAATGCTTTGGAGATGATGTCTGGAGGTAAGAGGAGATCAGCTGAAGACTCTTTAACCACTGGCAGAGGTTTAGCAGTGGTTCCCGAGGATTTAATAGACAGAAAGGTGTTAAGAGGAGCTGGCTTGCTCATTGTAGCTGAACATGACTTGCGGAGTACTGTGGATGGGATAGGCAGGTTGGGTCGGATCTTAGTCTGTGTTGAAGTTGTCACAACAGGCATCCAAGGGCTGGTATGTGCAACAACAGTTTTCCCAGAGAGCTTAATTTTGATAGGCTTTGCCTTCCCAGCTTCAGCTTTGCCATCCTCTTTGTCCTTACTACTTTCTATAATCTCTTCTTTAGAGATACTTGGGGTCACCACTGaacttttctcctcttctttttctggcTTCTTCCAGCTGAATTTCCCAAAAGATGATGATGTTGGCGATTCCTTCTTTACCTCTTCTTTTAACTGGAGTTTGATGCCagtgttccttttattttcagctttttcagGGGAGTTCCTACCCTCAGAGAGCTGGTCTTCTAATTTCTCAGAGACTTTGTCATCCTCCTTTACTTCTTTCACagcctttgcctttttttctttcttatcctcCTTTGGTTTCTCACTCAGTTTGCGCTTTAGCTCACTCTGCCGTCGCCGTTCTGTCTCTAGGACCACAGCCAAGCCAGCTTGGCGGTCCAGATTCCGCCGCTCCTCATATAGTGGGTTTTCATCCACATATTTCtgagaataaaaaagataaaggctCAAAAGCTGGtaaaaacacaagagaaaaatATCTTGGCCCTGCCACTGTTAGAATTTACTTAGTAGAAATCCCCAGAATAATCTTTCTCAAGGACATATAGGATGCTATCAGCTCAAAATCTCCCACTAGGACTGAGGAGAACTTAGAGGTTATATGGAATTTGAAGTGTCAATGACTTTTTCCAGCTCAGAATTCATTTGACAAAGTCAAAAGAATTACTTCAGAAAAGTTGGAAACTTTTTCTACTACAAAGACCAACCTTGTATTTCTCATTGTGTTGGTGACCCTTCACATGTTGCTCCCCAGAAATTGGATCCCCCAAAAattcttcacagagctggcaGTAAAATCCACTAATGGGAACCAGAAACTcagaacctggaagaaatagaaaaaagtcaaGGAAATAAGTCGATTCCACCCAGAATAACAGCAACCAGTGGAAATCCCATCACCCCTTTACAGTAAAATAGTTACAGTATAAAGGTCCTTACCCACTTTGAAGTCAGAAGTAGCATTTAGATGAAACCCAATAGCAAGTCTTTCCAACCTAAGGCTTGAACTATAGTCTTCTATTTCTTCTACCTCTTGGGAACACTAACTGATTAATTTAGGAGTTTCCTGTGCCAGATTCACTCCTGTTGCTGAGTCTCCTCAAATCCTAACTAGCGCTAAGCATCACAGGAGATATAAAAACTATACTCCCGAATAGTTCATTATCATTTTATGAGGATCTCTCATTCCTCACTGAGGAATCTATCTTCTGTAGATCTAAAGGATACAGAAGCAGCACTGGCTACTTGTGAAGGTAAGAAATTGAAAAGTTTAAAGACGAAGAAAGTTTCTGCTTCTCCATTTACCCCTTATTAACAATGACTCAAAATATTGTATAGCTCTTAGTTGAAAAGGTAATTACTGCATCTCCtagccgagcgcagtggctcacgcttgtaatcccaacactctgggagactgaggctggtggatcacctgaggtcaagagttaagagaccagcctggccaacatagtgaaaccctatctctattaaaaatataaaaaattagctgggtgtggtggtgggtgtctgtaatcccagctactagggaggctgaggcaggagaatagctggaacctgggaggcagaggttgtggtgagccaagatcacaccattacactccagcctgggcaacaatagtgaaactccgcctttaaataaataaataaatacttttaaaattactgcATTTCCTATCCTTTTTAGCCTGGATTCCAAATAAGCAAGATTTTGGGCCCATAAACCAAtgacaaagacagttttattatattttaagtgacATGTCTACGTTTAACATCTGTTAATAGCAGATATTTGGCCATACGGGTAGAGATCATAGTCTTATAGATCTCTTTATAGCTTCAGGAGCTAGTACACCGTTTTGTAGACAGAAGGTATTCTTACGGCTTTGTTAAAAGGAATGGCTATGTCTCATGCTATACTGCTTCCTAGCAACTTAGCTCAGGGACACCTCTTCCTCAACTGAATATAAGGAAAACATAAAGGAGGCAAAGAGAAAACATACCTTTTGCAGGAACAGTTATCTTGTCAGTGCGCTTTACAACATCTTGCTTGGCCTCACTCTGGGTCTTTGAAGCCCAAGGTCTGTTGTAGGGATCCAGTGTCTATTTGTAAGAGGCAGAGGTGCTCACACAACAGCACTAAAAAACTCAATGAcccacctttctctctttttctcccccatACATAAGACCAGGGGACCAGAAGCCCCCAGCTACCCACCCCCAACCCCTCTGCCAACTGTTTAAATGGAAATCACCTGTGGAAAAGGTAAACACATGTTAGAGCAAGTACCAGAAAAagctaaaatgaaacaaaaaaatcagttacTCAAGGAATCAAAAGAGGCAGAAACCTCACTTACACTTGTCATGGTGTTTAGCTATAGCCAAGTCCCCTGGACTGAGTCCCGGGAATGGTGTCTCCTTTGTTGGTATCTCTTGGCTCTTCAGACTGGGGCTCCTGCCCTATGAGAATGTTTCCTTTTCCGGCTTTGCAATGCAGATAGGGGTATAGAAATTTGAAGAGAGTGAGGGTGGGAGTGAAAATACAGAGAGCAGGATACCTACCTGTGTGTGCTTCTTATTGTGCATATGGGTGAAGAAGTCAAACATGGTTCCACAGATGGTGTTGCAGTCTTTACACCAGTGATTGCCAGCATCATAATACTCATAAGCAGCAGTGGGCTGATCCAACTGCTTAGTGGCTGATTGGGGGCTTTCGGCAGGCTTGGGGCTCTTAGTACGAAACTTCTCATTGTTTACTTTTGATTCCTAGAGGGGAAAAATCTGTACTTACAAGAAATTCAAGGCAATCTAGACTTGTCTTCTCTTAGAAATAGTAAGTGTCCATAATAATACAAATACAGCCATATGACCATATTGTCAATATTTAAAGCTGCATAAGTTGGGGGTAACCCTAACAGAAACATGTCTCTAAGACTCACACAGAACAAACTGACTTCATAGTGCTATCACAGCATGAAAAGTAAATCATAACGgcaatatatttacttatatatccTAAAATATCTCTAGAAGAACAGCCAAGGTTGTGGAATCATTGGCTGGGGAAGGGAAGTGGAAAACAAGGGTGGGTAGGAGTCTCTTCACTGTATACCCTTGAGAAGATAGATGTTGAATGCGTTACCTATGCAACTAAATAGTTAAATTTGAAAATCATCATGATGACTAGGGAgggaaaaaataccaaaatggaAAAGGTAATTGACAGGCTAAGCAAAGAAGATGCAGAAAATAGGTGATAGTAAACTTATCATATATATCCTGGTATGAAACACTGGAGAGATAGGTTGGTATACATAGATAAAGCAGATAGTCATCTATGTAGAATGATTTAAaggaatctgaaaaaaatatttttaagtacctAAAATATCACTTTTAGAATTCAACACCTTtagaggctaggtgtggtggctcaagcctataatcccatcactttgagaggtcgaggtgggcagatcacttgaggccaggagttcaacacaagcctggctaacatggtgaaaccccatctctattaaaaatacaaaaattatccaggtgtggtggtatgcacctgtagtcccagctactcgggaggctgagggcatgagaatcacttgaacctgggaggcagaggttgcagtgagacaagattatactactgcattccagcctcagcaaagagtgagaccctgtctcaaaaaaaaaaaaaaagaatttaacccCTTTGAGTTatcctcttttaaaatatatcaactCCTTAATATTAAAGTTATCAATGGTAAATACTTTaatatgaattaatttattaCCAAGCTGAAACAAGGCACTCAAGAAATGAGAATTTTGGTTAATGTTCAGGAGTAAGGCACggaaaaagataatttttgcaACTCGGAGTCTAACTATGAATGGTGTTCTATAGTACACAATGTGAAGGAACTAGGCACCTGGAATAGTGACTCATGTGGGGAAAAAGACAGgataaagaaagggaaataacGGGCTCCAAAGATACTCTTTCCCTACCTGAGTCCTATTCAAGAATCACTAACGAGATCACACCAGACAGGGAGAGTTCAGACTCTCCTGGGGGGAGTATTAACTAGCACCATCTTCTAGAAATACATATTACCTACCTCAAAATTCTGTATACCCTTTAACCCAGCAATTCACTCCTTGACATTTATCCTACAGAAATTATCATGTCAAACAACAGGTGATTtgattggttaaataaattttgcttaaccatgcaacaaaaacaacaaaaaataaggtTGTTAAAAATGATATTATAGAAGTATATTTACTGACATGGAAAGATGTACATATCATGTATTATTCAAAATACACTTGAATAATCAATAAAGATACATAAATAGACACAGAATGTTGAATATAACTTTATCCAAAAGACTTTCTCTCACCACTCTATTCCCCtaatcctgttttcttttttggggcaCTTGATTACCTAACATGGaattatttattgtctgtcttctgcTGTTTAATGAGAATAGGAAACTTGTTTATACTGTTCAGTGTGATACATCCCATATCTAGACCAGTTCCTGACAATTTCTtgatgatcaataaatatttgttaagtggaTTAATGGACAGAATTAATACCTTGGTGTTATGTATTTGGAATAACATACACCAAGGACCAAGTATTAATAATATCATACACCAAAGTATTAATAACAGTGGTctcagctgggcccagtggctcatgcctataatgccagcactttgggaggctgaggtaggcagattacttgagcttaggagttcgagaccagactgggaaacatggcaagacctcaactctataaaaaatacaaaaattaggcggttgtggtggtggtgagcacctgtagtcccagctactggtgagcctgagatggaaggattgcttggaACCAAGggttaaaggctgcagtgagccatgatcgtgtcactgcactcaacctgggtgacagagtgagatcctgtctcaaaaaaaaggtaagaatagTTGTCTCTAGGTAGATGAAATTACAAGTCTGTGTGTACTTTTCTGAAATgaacagaaagggaaagaaaaccttaaaccaattatacattttaaagagagGTAAAGAAAGAAGGCATACCAAGAACAGGTAAGAAAATTAGGCTGTAGACATAGTATTCCTTATTGCTGAGATGAAAACTGAATTGTAACATATCCCTGTTATGTTCAGAGACCATGAAGACTCATAGAAATCAAGATGATAGATTATCATGGGGTTGGTATATGAATAGAAATCCAATGTACAAGTTAATTACAAAGGACTAGAGCCTTTAAATTCTTTGCCCATCAAAGGCCCTACCTAGACTCAGTACCCAGGTATAAAAGACTAGTgctggtcaggcgcggtggctcacacctgtaataccaacactttgagaggccaaagtgggctggccaaggagaccattctggccaacatagtaaaaccccttctctactaaaaatacaaaaatattagctgagtatggtgacacgcaccagtagtctcagctactcaggaggctgaggcagtagaatcacttgaacccggaaggcggagattgcagtcactctggcgacagggcaagactgccttaaaaaaaaaaagactaggccTACCTGGTTGAGAAAGAAGTCTCCCAGGAAGACAGGGAAAATAGAGCTTGGGTGATAATACAGAATATATTCTCTTTCCTACCTCTGAATTCAACATTAACTGAGGATGTACCATGTGCCAGACATACTGTATGCCATGGGAAACACAAAGATAAAAAACTTTCCTCTTTTAAACTCAAGAAGCTCTCaggccaggtggagtggctcacatctgtgatactagtactttgggaggctgaggtaggaggatcatcacttgagcccaggagttcaagaccagcctggggccaggcaccgtggctcacacctgtaatcccagcactttgggaggctgagatgggtggatcacctgaggtcgggagtttgagacctgcctggccagcatagGGAAATCTtgtaactactaaaaatacaaaagttggccaggtgtggtggcacacacctgtaatcccagctactctgaaggctgaggcaaaagaactgctggaacccagaagatggaagtgacagtgagccaagactgaatcactgcactccagcctggccgacagagtgagactctgtctcaaaaaaaaaaaaaaaagaccagcttgggcaatatagcaagatccaaTCTTtattccaaaaaaaacaaaagaagctcTCATTAAGTGAAGACAGAAATTAGAAGAGTCTTTATATAagacaacaaaataaattttacaaagaaacaaattacaGAGTGCTAAAGAAGGGCTGACTAGATCTGGGTGGAAATCTGGAAATTCTTCATGGAGAAGGTGGTATGCAAATTGGGACTTAATGGATGAGTAGGGTTGGGAGAAAGATTATTACAGGCTAATAGGATTATTAATACAAAATTAGAGAGGTATAACACCAGATATTGCACATCTGAAAAATTGCATTTTGAGGTGACAGCAGTTTAAGATGTTACAATGTTTCTTGAGCAGCATTCATTACTATGTGCCACACCCTGGGCTATGTATTGGAAATCATATTGAATAATGACACAGATAAAATCCAGAATCCCTGGAACTGAGAGGTGCGgccagggagaaaaagaaaaaatccctgGAACTTTTGTACCTTAAAATCAAATTGGGGGGAAcacatgtaattatataattagaTCTGTCATAAATGCTAAGAGGGAGTATTACAAGGTATTATGGGAGTGCCTATCAGGCAAACTTAACAGTCTAGGGAATCAGAGAAGGAAGTCAGAGAAGTAATTTAAGAAGCAATCTAAAGAATGAATTGgagttagttaaaaaaaaaaaaaaaagcagataaggAAAGAGTTTGGTTTGCATGGTAAAGAAAGGGAACAGAAAATATGAGGTCATGAGAGGAGatgatatatttgaaaaatgaaaaggttAGTAATGAAACTACAGTAAGCAAGACGAAAAGGAGGTATGAAATGAGTTTGAAGAGGTAGGCAAGGGATTAAGTACCATGATCACTGGCTACATGTGGAGAAATAACGTAGAAATATAAGCAAAAAAACTGATGTGGCTTGGAATTGAATGTCAATGGAGATGGTAAGCTGAATGGAATCAAGATTTACTTTGGAGAGGGACCTGACAGAATTTGTAATTGTTTGCGTATGGAGCAATTAGGGAGAAGAGAGCACTAAGAGTGACTTTTAAGTTGTTGGCATGAAAACTGTTGGACAGGGTGCCATTCATTGAAAATGGTTAACAATGGAGGCAGAAAAAGTTGGAAGGAGGTTGAGCACAACCATTAATTTAGTCTAGGACATGCTCAATTTGAAGTGCCTGTGAGATAATGAAGTGGAAATGGCAAGTAGGTTGTTAGACAATCAGAAGACTCATTTGAACTGGAACATAAAACTGGCATTTTAGCATAGGACTGGATGAAATGGCCTAGAACGAAAGAGCAAATTCTGGAGAACTGGGCAAGGACCTAGCTCTGAGAAACTCAAACATTTAAAGATTATATACGAGAAGATAGACAGCAAAGGATACTAAGCAGGAGCATCCAATAATGTACTAGGAGGAAAAGAAATGTCAGAAGCCAAGGGAATCACTTTCTTCCATTTGTAGAAGTGATTCTCAGCCTCAAATGCTGCTCATTTGAGAAGTAAAATGTATCTACTGATATTAGCAACTTAATAGTGACCTAGACATGAACACAGGTGCTAAATATGAACCCCACAAAAGGGTATATACAAGTTGTGAGAAGATTAGAAGCCAGATAGGAGCGGGTTAAGAAGTAAATGCTGGAACAAGAATATGGAAGGTCCTGAATACCAAGGATTTTGGATTCTTTGTGGACAACAAGGAACAGCTGAAATTCTGAAGAGGAGTACCATGCTCTGATCTatactttgaaaaaataattaacaagagTAAGAACAGTTTGAAAACCTCAGCTAAGAAAATGGTTAGAAACCTTCTGTAGGAGTCTATGGAGAAAAAAAGGTATAATAGAAATGGAAAAGTTGAGTTGTTACCTTGCTAGAGGAGGAGTTT contains:
- the ZNF318 gene encoding zinc finger protein 318 isoform X1 translates to MYRSSARSSVSSHRPKDDGGGGPRSGRSSGSSSGPARRSSPPPPPSGSSSSRTPARRPRSPSGHRGRRASPSPPRGRRVSPSPPRARRGSPSPPRGRRLFPPGPAGFRGSSRGESRADYARDGRGDHPGDSGSRRRSPGLRSDSLEQSLRITVGNDHFCVSTPERRRLSDRLGSPVDNLEDMDRDDLTDDSVFTRSSQCSRGLERYISQEEGPLSPFLGQLDEDYRTKETFLHRSDYSPHISCHDELLRGTERNREKLKGYSIRSEERSREAKRPRYDDTEKIHSMGGDHPSFTTGTRNYRQRRRSPSPRFLDPEFRELDLARRKREEEEERSRSLSQEMVGVDDSGTGCSIPGLSGVLTASEPGYSLHRPEEVSVMPKKSILKKRIEVDIMEPSMQLESFSSSTSSSQDHPLYSGHPSLPLSGAIAAFASEIENKGTMVETALKEPQGNLYQWGPLPGIPKDNSPLREKFGSFLCHKDNLDLKAEGPERHTDFLLPHERASQDGSGFSRILSMLADSTSTQEKRRRSFPDIEDEEKFLYGDEEEDLKVESLPKPLGSSESEVMRQKASSLPSSAPAVKLESLEETNPEYAKIHDLLKTIGLDIGVAEISQLAARTQERLHGKKPSLRSSADRRSSVDRYFSADRSSSVDHRFSTDRCSSVDHCFSADRHSSDPHRLENREAHHSNTHSPEVSHPHPPSPVDPYLLTKNSPPFLKSDHPMGHISGPEVVGSGFQSSVAVRCMLPSTPSAPIRLPHSAALSQFHMPRASQFAAARIPPSYQGPAIPPASFDAYRHYMAYAASRWPMYPTSQPSNHPVLEPHRIMPITKQATRSRPNLRVIPTVTPNKPKQEESVLGSVPTAQVPVQVTIPSLIRYNPEKISDEKNRASQKQKVIEEREKLKNDREARQKKMYYLRTELERLHKQQGEMLRKKRREKDGHKDPLLVEVSRLQDNIMKDIAELRQEAEEAEKKQSELDKVAQILGINIFDKSQKSLSDSKEPTEKPGKAEKSKSPEKGSSFSNSSSSKESKVNNEKFRTKSPKPAESPQSATKQLDQPTAAYEYYDAGNHWCKDCNTICGTMFDFFTHMHNKKHTQTLDPYNRPWASKTQSEAKQDVVKRTDKITVPAKGSEFLVPISGFYCQLCEEFLGDPISGEQHVKGHQHNEKYKKYVDENPLYEERRNLDRQAGLAVVLETERRRQSELKRKLSEKPKEDKKEKKAKAVKEVKEDDKVSEKLEDQLSEGRNSPEKAENKRNTGIKLQLKEEVKKESPTSSSFGKFSWKKPEKEEEKSSVVTPSISKEEIIESSKDKEDGKAEAGKAKPIKIKLSGKTVVAHTSPWMPVVTTSTQTKIRPNLPIPSTVLRKSCSATMSKPAPLNTFLSIKSSGTTAKPLPVVKESSADLLLPPDIISKAFGGEEVILKGSPEEKVVLAEKNEPSHLPEQILPPPPPPPPPPPPPPPVIPHPAASSPAPGNAILDPVKSNPTVSQTLSPGFMGPNILNPVLPVAIMASAQPAAIPSDETAPGVSESDRDQTLFSVLVRPPPPLSSVFSEQAKKLEKRNSCLATANAKDLYDIFYSSGGKGAPETKLSGGPLANGENSNLSRTKNSDTSSSPLNSSASQEELHQDDGLVTAPILSNSEKPIVKTLVALGKWSVIEHVDPKSTGSTYGFLQPLTRLCQSRTYETITPKTDSLALWTSSSFQSDTSRDISPERKSELDLEEPGPPGVEPPPQLLDIQCKESQKLVEIHLRESVHQGKKSQELHKSEDCRESEIETNTELQGRAKELSEGIVDERAGTSIGPHSIEDSNLKHGNRYMWEGEVKQPNLLIIDKEAEQSNKLMTGSETPSKVVIELSPQACSSTMAKLDSFSSEARSLPKNPQDIPVKISAPEFLQSPARSAVCLTGSPQEQGVSVSEEGLKNSAPESASRTPRYRRLKLKRKRAEDFLVTKMYELAVWDENKRPEAWESPEKPKVEALELRDIHPELPVTIESKALKDFEATDLKVEDLTALGDMPVDFCGSRVSPAPRSPTALSQKVCEENSILPIGCNSSTPTNFEPIPSFSGFPLDSPKTLVLDFETEGERNSSNPKSVRIPSPNILKTGLTENVDRGLGGLEGTHQALDLLAGGMMPEEVEESSQLDKQESLRLELKEINSVGLGPSPCLPDLVDFVTRTSGVQKDKLCSPLSEPGDPSKCSSLEMGPLQLEIPNASITEVAILQVDDDSGNPLNLVKPPVSRSPPREQVVEDNMVPQEMPEQEATVGAIQDCTESSVHNYE